A portion of the Cellulophaga algicola DSM 14237 genome contains these proteins:
- a CDS encoding sugar phosphate isomerase/epimerase family protein: protein MNYNFSLHRFTHKTIALLLLIGTNTVFSQMHIPKQSDRLQQYLGSWVSSIDYKTDSVANLPLIKMNNYPKIDHSAMSVEVLQWDGNSYKHTLTELIGHDTKTDSIFALGKSVQGDMFLGAGEFTSDTDWIMKDRDFTGKETMTVSFDFKNQTDVYLKGVNPQNELLWQTRYIKKNPKDKNIGIQLVSVHEQMQKNPKETLKFLDRMGYSYIETFVYKDRSFYGLSPLDFKKLVEDNHLKFTGSMTFYDLPSKDQQAWKKAMKWWKECIEDHKQAGVEYLTISNNQIKEIKTLAELKRYAEYYTAIGKLCQERGIRFAYHNHSDEFKTVENKIVYDYLLENTDPEYVSFQADLYWMHFSQINPIDYFKKYEHRFISWHVKDYKELGQSGKMDFERYFEYAETAGVNYIVAEVEAYNYPVWYSINAAWNYLYFNIL from the coding sequence ATGAATTACAATTTTAGTTTACATCGGTTTACCCATAAAACCATAGCACTGCTTCTTTTAATAGGAACAAATACTGTTTTCTCACAAATGCACATTCCAAAACAATCAGATAGGTTACAGCAGTATCTAGGATCTTGGGTTAGTTCAATTGATTATAAGACGGACAGTGTGGCCAATCTACCGCTCATAAAAATGAACAACTATCCCAAAATAGATCATTCCGCAATGTCCGTAGAGGTTTTGCAATGGGATGGAAATAGCTACAAGCATACTTTAACAGAACTTATTGGGCACGACACCAAGACCGATTCAATTTTTGCTTTGGGTAAAAGTGTTCAAGGTGACATGTTCCTTGGCGCGGGAGAATTTACTAGCGACACGGACTGGATAATGAAAGACCGGGATTTTACCGGCAAAGAAACCATGACGGTTAGTTTTGATTTTAAAAATCAAACTGATGTTTATCTAAAGGGAGTAAACCCGCAGAACGAATTGCTCTGGCAAACCCGCTATATCAAAAAGAATCCAAAAGATAAAAATATTGGTATTCAACTGGTTTCGGTACACGAACAAATGCAAAAAAATCCTAAAGAGACCTTGAAATTCCTCGATAGAATGGGCTATAGTTATATAGAAACTTTCGTATATAAGGATCGTTCTTTTTATGGATTATCCCCTTTGGATTTTAAAAAATTGGTAGAAGATAACCACTTGAAATTTACGGGATCTATGACCTTCTATGACCTCCCTTCCAAGGACCAGCAAGCTTGGAAAAAAGCTATGAAATGGTGGAAGGAATGCATCGAGGACCACAAACAAGCTGGTGTAGAATACCTTACCATATCCAATAATCAAATTAAAGAAATTAAGACCCTTGCGGAACTAAAAAGGTATGCTGAATACTATACGGCTATTGGAAAACTATGCCAAGAAAGAGGAATCAGATTCGCCTACCACAATCATTCCGATGAATTTAAAACCGTAGAAAACAAGATCGTTTATGACTACCTCCTGGAAAACACTGATCCGGAATATGTTAGTTTTCAAGCGGACCTGTATTGGATGCATTTTTCACAAATAAACCCTATTGACTACTTCAAAAAATATGAACACCGTTTTATAAGCTGGCATGTAAAAGATTACAAAGAACTTGGGCAGAGCGGAAAAATGGATTTTGAGCGCTACTTTGAATATGCAGAAACAGCAGGCGTTAACTATATTGTGGCAGAAGTAGAAGCTTATAATTACCCTGTATGGTATAGCATTAATGCAGCTTGGAACTATTTATACTTTAACATATTATAA